Genomic window (Alteromonas pelagimontana):
TTGATGGCGTATGTCCAACGCCGAAGTCGGTTCGTCCAACAGCAAAAGCTTACCGGTAAAATCTGCAATATGAAGACGCGTACCCACGTTTAACAGCTGCAGTATTGTCTTGGCCAAAAATACCCGTTGCCGTTCACCGCCTGAAAGGGTTTGTATATTGCGCGGGATCAGGTGGCGGATATCAAGTAATTGAGCAACATCGTTAATTAATGCCAGTGCATTTGCGGTGGATTCTTTATAACGGCTACGTCCTAACAGTAAAATTTCTTCTACCAGAAATCCGAAGGGCGCTGTAGTAATTTGCTGCATCACCGCCCGCTGGCAAGCCATTTCCTTAGGATCATAGCTATTCAATAACCGGTTGTTCATTCTCACTTGGGTATTAGCGGTATCATCAGTGCCGCTAAGATGAGCAAGGAGTGAAGATTTTCCGCAGCCGTTTTCTCCAATTACGCCGACAAACTCTTTGTTGGCAACGGTAAAGCAAAGATCTTCCAGCAAAACCCGTTTACCTTGTTTCACAGTCAGCCCTTCCACTTTTAGGATAGCGGGCGTTTTCACAATAGCCTCCCGGATTTGGATTTTTGCTGCCACAACAGGTATAGAAAGAACGGCGCGCCGATTGCTGAAGTGACAATGCCAATAGGTATTTCCAAAGGTGGAAACAATGCGCGGGAAAGCGTGTCGGCGACAATCAGCAACAGCGCTCCCAACAATCCGGTCACTGGCATCAGGTAACGGTGGTCAACGCCGAACAGGGTTCTGCCGATATGCGGAACAACTAAACCGACAAAGCCGATAATTCCACACAGCGCTGTTGCCATTGCGACTGCAAACGCCACTAGCCAGAGCAACAGGGACTTGTAGCGCGTGACGTTTAAGCCCAGATACAGCGCGTCTTTTTCGCCCAAGGCCAGTAGGTTCATGGCGCTACGGCAGCAATATAAACCTATGCAACTGACAGCGGCCGTTGTTGTAATTAACCCCAATCCTGTTTAAGAAATTGAACTAAAAGCCTGTTCCAAGATCGGATCTTTCGACAAAGAAATGACCAAATCAACAAGGAACAGGCATGAAGAATCTAGTTGAATTATTTTGCGATGTCGATGACTTTTGCAAAGTGTTTATTCCCCAATGGCAAAAGCAGCTACTTGAAGACGGCACCAGAAGACGACGACGTGAGTGCCGTATGTCAATGAGTGAAATGATGACAATCATCATCGGTTTTCACATGTCACATCATCGCGATTTTAAGAATTATTACTCGGGATATGTAAGAGTATTTTATCGCAACGCATTTCCGGATTTGCTTAGTTATACGCGCTTTTTAGAAGTGATGCCGCGAACAATTGTGCCCATGTGTGCCTACTTCAGTACTTTAAAGGGAAAGCCTACAGGCATTGAATTCATTGACTCTACCAGCCTAAAGGTTTGCCATAACATTCGCATACCTCGCCATAAAACCTTTGACGGGATAGCGCAAAGAGGAAAAGGAACAATGGGCTGGTTTTACGGCTTTAAACTACACTTGATAGTGAACCATCTGGGTGAAATCGTGGCGACAAAAGTGACGACGGGGAATGTCCATGACACAAAACCTGTCGAAGAATTAGCTCGACATTTACCCGACAAATTGTATGGCGATAAAGGGTATTTGAGCAAAGCATTAGAAGCTAATTTATTTGAGAAAGGCGTCAAACTTATCACCACGGTTCGCAAAAATATGAAAGCAAAAGCGATGTCTTTATGGGACAGAGCGATGCTATCGAAGCGCTTCATTATTGAAACTATCAACGACCAATTAAAGAACATTTCATACATTGAGCACTCAAGGCATCGGAGTATAAATGGTTTTACACTCAATTTAATGGCTGGTCTGGTGGCTTATTGTCTTAAAGAAAACAAGCCATCCCTTAATATCAGTGACATTGAGCGCAATGCGATGGTTGTTGCTTAAGCCGATCTGGGGTTAATTATTGTCAGCGTTGACCAGTTAGCTCCTGCCAGACTACCCATTGTCCAATAGGAAATTTGCCGCAGGGCATCGTCGCTGGCGACGTAGCTTACCGCGCCAATCACTGTACCGGTTAGCGCGTTAATTGCCACGCCCGCTAAAATTAAAGTGGCAACAGATAATCCTGCCGGCGTGTTAGCAAGCCGAATTACCAGCCAGACTGCGGCAAGTGCACCGCCAAACGCCCATATTGTCACCCAGTATGGCGCTAACTCAGCCATGGCTGGAGGAAATACAGCCATACTTAACGTTGCCGCGGCAGCAGCGCCACCCGAAATTCCAATAAGACCGGGATCTGCCAACGGGTTTCTTACCAATCCTTGCATTGCACACCCGGACATTCCCAACATGGCGCCTATCAACCCAGCAAGCAGTACTCGTGGCAAACGCAACTGACTTACAATATAAGCTGGCGTAGAGAGTTCCGTCGGCAACGGCCCCGCCCTTAACCAAGACTGCAGCAATGCGCTAAAAGGAATAGGAAAGTTTCCGCTCATTATCGCAAAGTAAGCTGCTAGCAGTAGAAGCGCGAAAAGCACTGCAATACCTACCAGCCTCGCTCGATGGCGAGCGTAAAAGTGGCGATTGTCCGGTAAGACCTCTGGTGCTTGGGCAATCATCGTATTTTAGTTTGTACTCGAGTAGCAGCGCGAGCCTGCCCGGCAATCTGCGTGACAGCCTGAAGAGCCTGCGCGTAGCGAGGCGATAAGCCAAGCCCGATACTGCTTTTGAGCGGCGCAATAGTACAATGCTGACCAGCGGGAGTGGCGGCCAGTGCGGGATGGTCGCAAAGGCGCGTAACGGCGCTATCGTCTGTTGCAGCATGACTGGCAATTAAAATAAAGTCAGGCCGTGCCTTAACAATCGATTCATTATCCATCAGCTTGTACTGGTTTACTTGCTTGGCGGCGTTACTGATTCCTAGCGCGTCGAAAAGCGATTGGGGCACGGTGTCGTTACCCGCCACTGTAAGACCGCGCTCACTGTTTGCCACCACAAATAAACCCGTAAGACCGGCAATATCAGCGGCTTTCGCTTGAGCTCTGGCAGCTTCAACGTCCTGCAAGATAGTGCGTTTTAGTTCATCACCTGCGGCATCTGCATTCAGCAGCTTCGCTACTACAGATATCATTTCTATCAACCCAGCCAAACTTCGTTGCTCGTCTAAAATGGTGACATTCACTCCCGCGCCGGCAACTTGATTAAGCATAGCGTCGGGCCCAGTAGCCTGAGCTCCAATAAGATGAGTGGGCTGCTGCCCCAACACACCCTCGGCGCTTAACTGCCGAAAGTAGCCAAGCTTGGTGATAACCTCTACTTCAGGCGGATACGTGCTGGTGTTGTCGGTAGCTACCACAATATCGCCCTTACCCAAGGCGAATATAATTTCGGTTACGCTTCCACCAGCGCTGACAACTCGTATAGCCTCAGCCTGCGCTGGCATAGCCAGCCACAGACCAAATGACAACACTAATCCTGCAGCGGCTTTCAGATTAACTTTCATTATTCACCAACAGGGTCAAAACGGAAGCTGTAATTACCTGATGTTCCCTCATCATCATAGTAACTGGTGATCTGAAATTTATATGTTGTCTCGCCTACCTTGATCAGATACACGCCAAACTGGGAGTAAAGCAGGTGGCTGGTGGTGTCGTAGTAATACCACTGCTGATTATCAAACGCATAGCGGGTTACCTGATTGGCGCTAAAGCCATAATAAGGTGCGGCTTCGGCATCAATACCAGCAAAGGTCGCTATATCGGTTTTTAAAACCGTAGCATCATCGGGAATAGTTAGCGCAAACTCAGCAGCGCCGTCACCACAGGGAATGGATAAATCCCAGCCATCAGCCGCAGTAACGATTTGCTGAGTATCAAAATCGACATATATATCTTCGCTACACCCAACCGTGTTTAGATTTAAAGACACTTCATCGGCAAATTCACTGGCGCCATCCAGGCTGCTTTGATGCGCAATTCCAAGGATAAGTTCGCCTAATAAGCGGCCTTCGGTCTGGATATCAGTGATACGAAATTTGGTATAATTTTCGTCTGACGCCACTACGTAATACACATCATCGGCGGCGGTAACCACATGCGTGCTCATGTCATAGTTGTAGAAGGTATCGCCGATAACCTCTGATTCTGAGTCGGTAATAAATTCTTCAGCCGCAGGTATCGATGCGGCTTTAACCGCAAGATAATCATCTAATTCACTATCGACTGTTGCATTGAGGAAGCTGCTGGCAATGGGTTCACCGGCATTATCATAAAAATCTGCGTTGTTGCCGGTAAAGTAAACGCTGACAGCCGTATCTTGATGGGTATTTACCATCACCTCTGTGCGGCGAAACGCAATATCCCATTGAGTGTCTGTTGCAGCCGCGGCTTCAGATAAGTCCACCACTTCGCCTGAGTCTAAATCGAAGTATACCGTAGCAGGTTCACTGGCCGAGCCGGTGCTGTAAGGACCGTAAATAGTTCCTTCTACCACTGGATTGGTGTTGTCGTCGTTGCCGGTACCTTCGTCTGAACCGATTTGGGGTGTGGGCTCAGTTGCAGGCGAATCTGAACCTGAGCCACCACAGGCGGTGAGCATTGCGATACATGCTATGATGAAAAGCCAGCTTGGCGTTTTCATAGGAACTCCTTTTGTCGTTGTTTAATAAAACTGATAGGTAACACCGGCGTAAATTCGGCGGCTGGAAAGGCTTCTTGCGTCAAATAATCCCGCATTACTAAACGCAGTATTTTGATGATTATCCAGTAGATTTTCTGCCCCAAGCCGCCACTGCCAGTGCGGGGTTAATGTCTGCTGGAACACGGTATTCAAGGTAAAGGAAGTATCTTCATACACGCCGGTATAACTTTCGCTGGGCGCCACATCTCCCTCATAAACGCCATATAGCTGCCAGTCGGCGCTCATCCGTGGAAGCTTCCATGTTGCAGAGGCTTTCAACTGGTGGCGGGGGCGTTCGGGCAAACGGTTGTCATTGCCGTCAAGCGCGTGTAAGAAGCTGTAGTTAAGCTGCAAAGATAAGGTGTCGGAAGTCATGTCTACAGAGGCATCGAAGCCAGAGAGAATCGCCTGCTCCAGATTCTGATACTGCATAATATCCAAACCACTTTCGGCTGATGCCTCTGCATCAGTAAGGGTAGTAATGAAGTCGTCAGCATCTGAATAATGGACATTGATATCGGCGTTAACTTGCCAGCTATCTTTATTTGTCCACCAGCTTACGGCGAGGCCCATATTGCCGCTAATCGCAGTCTCTGGCACCAACTCGGCATTACCCAATACCATATAACCTAAGTTGCTGTGGTCAAAAACGTAGTAGCGTTCTTTTAAGTTGGGAACGCGATAACTTTCACCCACCCCAGCGCGCCATGTCCAGCGGGCATTGGCCAACCGAAACGGTACACTTACGCTGGCGCGGATAGCGTGGTGCCAGCCAAAGTCTGAATCCCGTTGCACTCGAACGCCCGCCAGATACTGATTATCATGCAGTTCCCAGTTTCCCTGACCATATGCTTCGACGCTGTTGCGAGAGGCATCATCGACTTCTGGAATAGTGCTATCTATACGGATCTGGTCCAGCTTATCCTGATGAACAACCCAACCACCAACCCACTCCACCTTATCCCGCATCCAGACTTTTTGACCTTCCAGCTCGGCCAGTTGAATCGACGTATTTCTTAATCCATTCGTGTTTCCGCTGGTTTCATCGTGAGTGATGTAGCGCGCATTAATAGACCCGTTTTTTGGTTGTTCGATACGAAAATCATGCTGCCACTGATTAACATCGGAAAAATAGGAAATGATGTCTGCCTGGCCGGGTATGACAGACACAGGTTTGTATTTTTCCTCGCTAAACCAGCGGGATTTCCAACTGACTACAAGCCCATCTTCGCTGTATCGTAAGCCGCCAT
Coding sequences:
- a CDS encoding FecCD family ABC transporter permease translates to MIAQAPEVLPDNRHFYARHRARLVGIAVLFALLLLAAYFAIMSGNFPIPFSALLQSWLRAGPLPTELSTPAYIVSQLRLPRVLLAGLIGAMLGMSGCAMQGLVRNPLADPGLIGISGGAAAAATLSMAVFPPAMAELAPYWVTIWAFGGALAAVWLVIRLANTPAGLSVATLILAGVAINALTGTVIGAVSYVASDDALRQISYWTMGSLAGANWSTLTIINPRSA
- a CDS encoding IS982 family transposase; its protein translation is MKNLVELFCDVDDFCKVFIPQWQKQLLEDGTRRRRRECRMSMSEMMTIIIGFHMSHHRDFKNYYSGYVRVFYRNAFPDLLSYTRFLEVMPRTIVPMCAYFSTLKGKPTGIEFIDSTSLKVCHNIRIPRHKTFDGIAQRGKGTMGWFYGFKLHLIVNHLGEIVATKVTTGNVHDTKPVEELARHLPDKLYGDKGYLSKALEANLFEKGVKLITTVRKNMKAKAMSLWDRAMLSKRFIIETINDQLKNISYIEHSRHRSINGFTLNLMAGLVAYCLKENKPSLNISDIERNAMVVA
- a CDS encoding HmuY family protein → MKTPSWLFIIACIAMLTACGGSGSDSPATEPTPQIGSDEGTGNDDNTNPVVEGTIYGPYSTGSASEPATVYFDLDSGEVVDLSEAAAATDTQWDIAFRRTEVMVNTHQDTAVSVYFTGNNADFYDNAGEPIASSFLNATVDSELDDYLAVKAASIPAAEEFITDSESEVIGDTFYNYDMSTHVVTAADDVYYVVASDENYTKFRITDIQTEGRLLGELILGIAHQSSLDGASEFADEVSLNLNTVGCSEDIYVDFDTQQIVTAADGWDLSIPCGDGAAEFALTIPDDATVLKTDIATFAGIDAEAAPYYGFSANQVTRYAFDNQQWYYYDTTSHLLYSQFGVYLIKVGETTYKFQITSYYDDEGTSGNYSFRFDPVGE
- a CDS encoding TonB-dependent receptor plug domain-containing protein, which produces MKCVLSFAVAATVISTAVKSEDGIEKVVVTGTRTPKLLASSPVKVDVIDGQAVARLSRGTLRQVLEVMPGVVVKRSAKDGYNIQLSGFNGDHVLVLLNGQPLLAPTGSAVDLDQISVSNIKQIEIVRGAASVLYGSAAMGGVINIITDTQPASHLKADWELARNTGNEVEGDEWGHLYRLEGAQNWDHWQATFNAQSIAQPGFDYNSDTINQNGAEVDKLFANGGLRYSEDGLVVSWKSRWFSEEKYKPVSVIPGQADIISYFSDVNQWQHDFRIEQPKNGSINARYITHDETSGNTNGLRNTSIQLAELEGQKVWMRDKVEWVGGWVVHQDKLDQIRIDSTIPEVDDASRNSVEAYGQGNWELHDNQYLAGVRVQRDSDFGWHHAIRASVSVPFRLANARWTWRAGVGESYRVPNLKERYYVFDHSNLGYMVLGNAELVPETAISGNMGLAVSWWTNKDSWQVNADINVHYSDADDFITTLTDAEASAESGLDIMQYQNLEQAILSGFDASVDMTSDTLSLQLNYSFLHALDGNDNRLPERPRHQLKASATWKLPRMSADWQLYGVYEGDVAPSESYTGVYEDTSFTLNTVFQQTLTPHWQWRLGAENLLDNHQNTAFSNAGLFDARSLSSRRIYAGVTYQFY
- a CDS encoding heme/hemin ABC transporter substrate-binding protein, with the protein product MKVNLKAAAGLVLSFGLWLAMPAQAEAIRVVSAGGSVTEIIFALGKGDIVVATDNTSTYPPEVEVITKLGYFRQLSAEGVLGQQPTHLIGAQATGPDAMLNQVAGAGVNVTILDEQRSLAGLIEMISVVAKLLNADAAGDELKRTILQDVEAARAQAKAADIAGLTGLFVVANSERGLTVAGNDTVPQSLFDALGISNAAKQVNQYKLMDNESIVKARPDFILIASHAATDDSAVTRLCDHPALAATPAGQHCTIAPLKSSIGLGLSPRYAQALQAVTQIAGQARAATRVQTKIR
- a CDS encoding ATP-binding cassette domain-containing protein translates to MKTPAILKVEGLTVKQGKRVLLEDLCFTVANKEFVGVIGENGCGKSSLLAHLSGTDDTANTQVRMNNRLLNSYDPKEMACQRAVMQQITTAPFGFLVEEILLLGRSRYKESTANALALINDVAQLLDIRHLIPRNIQTLSGGERQRVFLAKTILQLLNVGTRLHIADFTGKLLLLDEPTSALDIRHQKAVMVALQSLKQAGLAIICVSHDINLITPYCDTILLLANGGCLVKGPPKAVLTQHYLTQCFQTEIAVLYREDGSHFISF